A portion of the Sabethes cyaneus chromosome 3, idSabCyanKW18_F2, whole genome shotgun sequence genome contains these proteins:
- the LOC128741578 gene encoding U5 small nuclear ribonucleoprotein 40 kDa protein: MMSSTQKRPSDALVAVPQNKKSRTDLVSYTAKDKQLMEQQNVERTSSLLAPIMLLEGHGGEIFSAEFHPEGDHLVSAGFDRQILLWNFHGECENVGMMTGHSGAVMEVHFSPDGGNIYSCSTDKFVAVWDVPTCTRIRKLKGHSHFVNSCSGARRGPTLIVSGSDDSTIRIWDARKKHGIHSFDNRFQVTAVCFNDTAEQVISGGIDNEIKIWDIRKKEVIYRLRGHTDTITGLSLSPDGSYLLSNSMDNTLRIWDVRPYAPAERCVKVFSGHQHNFEKNLLRCAWSPDGSRISSGSADRFVYVWDTTSRRILYKLPGHNGSVNDVDFHPTEPVVVSASSDKTLYLGELDG, translated from the exons ATGATGTCCAGCACACAAAAGCGTCCTTCGGACGCCTTGGTTGCCGTTCCGCAAAACAAGAAATCCCGTACGGATTTGGTATCCTACACGGCCAAGGATAAGCAGCTTATGGAACAACAG AATGTCGAGCGAACATCCAGTCTGCTGGCTCCGATCATGCTGCTCGAAGGCCACGGAGGGGAAATTTTCTCAGCGGAATTCCACCCGGAAGGTGACCATCTGGTTTCGGCGGGCTTCGACCGACAAATTCTGCTGTGGAACTTTCATGGCGAGTGCGAGAATGTCGGCATGATGACCGGCCATTCGGGGGCTGTTATGGAGGTACATTTTTCGCCGGACGGTGGAAACATTTACAGCTGCAGTACGGATAAGTTTGTTGCCGTGTGGGACGTTCCAACCTGCACCCGAATACGAAAGCTGAAGGGCCACTCACATTTCGTCAACAGTTGCAGTGGTGCCCGACGAGGTCCCACCCTGATTGTGTCCGGCTCGGATGATTCAACCATACGAATTTGGGATGCACGCAAAAAACATGGGATCCACAGCTTCGACAATCGGTTCCAGGTGACTGCCGTTTGCTTCAACGACACTGCTGAGCAGGTGATTTCTGGTGGAATTGATAATGAAATCAAAATTTGGGACATCCGCAAGAAAGAAGTTATCTATCGTCTACGAGGGCACACGGATACGATCACAGGACTATCACTGTCTCCGGACGGTTCGTATTTGTTGAGCAATTCTATGGACAATACTTTACGAATCTGGGATGTTAGGCCCTATGCTCCGGCCGAACGATGCGTCAAAGTGTTTAGTGGCCATCAGCATAACTTCGAGAAAAATTTACTTCGATGCGCCTGGTCGCCGGATGGATCTCGAATCAGCTCTGGTTCTGCTGATCGCTTTGTCTATGTTTGGGACACGACATCTAGACGAATTCTCTACAAACTTCCTGGCCACAACGGAAGTGTCAACGACGTCGACTTTCATCCGACAGAACCTGTCGTCGTATCGGCCTCAAGCGACAAAACGCTGTATCTGGGAGAATTGGACGGTTAA
- the LOC128742213 gene encoding T-complex protein 1 subunit delta, with product MVAKTVTSGPRPQGQAYKDKSKPADIRQSNINAAKAIADAIRTSLGPRGMDKMIQSGNGEVTITNDGATILKQMNVIHPAAKMLVELSRAQDVQAGDGTTSVVVVAGALLEAVEKLLGMGIHPTAISDAFQRCSAKAVDILTEMSRPIELSDRESLVKSASTSLNSKVVSQHSSQLAPIAVDAVLKVTEPGREIGVDLKNIKIIRSLGGTIEDTELIDGLVFTQRSCGVNGPKRVEKAKIGLIQFCISAPKTDMDHSVVVSDYAAMDRVLKEERAYILNIVKQIKKSGCNVLLVQKSILRDAVSDLALHFLDKIKVMVVKDIEREDIEFVCKTLNCRPIASLDHFLPEHLVNADLVEEVSSGSSKFVKFTGIQNMGKTVSIVIRGSNKLVLEEADRSLHDALCVVRCLVKNRALIAGGGAPEIEMALQLAAHAQTLGGVDAYCFRAFANALEVIPSTLAENAGLNPIATVTELRNRHAQGEKNAGINVRKGAITDILTENVVQPLLVSTSSITLASETVRSILKIDDIVNTMQ from the exons ATGGTGGCAAAGACGGTAACAAGTGGCCCACGGCCCCAGGGACAGGCTTACAAAGACAAAAGCAAACCGGCTGACATCCGCCAGAGCAACATCAATGCCGCAAAGG CAATCGCAGATGCGATCCGCACCAGCCTTGGACCACGCGGAATGGACAAAATG aTCCAATCAGGCAACGGCGAAGTGACGATCACCAACGATGGAGCCACCATACTGAAGCAGATGAATGTGATCCATCCGGCGGCCAAGATGCTGGTTGAGCTGTCCCGCGCGCAGGACGTGCAAGCCGGTGACGGTACCACCTCGGTCGTCGTTGTGGCAGGAGCCTTGCTGGAAGCAGTGGAGAAACTGCTGGGAATGGGCATTCATCCGACAGCGATTTCCGATGCGTTCCAGCGGTGCTCAGCTAAAGCGGTTGATATACTGACCGAAATGTCACGACCGATTGAACTGAGCGACCGTGAGTCGCTGGTTAAGAGTGCGTCCACTTCGTTAAACTCGAAAGTTGTTTCGCAGCACAGCAGTCAGCTGGCTCCCATTGCGGTGGATGCCGTATTGAAGGTTACTGAACCTGGCCGTGAAATCGGAGTTGATCTGAAGAATATTAAGATCATCCGTAGTCTTGGCGGTACCATCGAGGATACGGAATTGATCGATGGTTTGGTGTTCACTCAACGGTCATGTGGTGTAAATGGACCCAAGCGAGTTGAAAAGGCAAAGATCGGATTGATTCAGTTCTGTATTTCGGCCCCGAAGACCGATATGGATCACAGCGTTGTGGTATCGGACTATGCTGCAATGGATCGCGTACTTAAGGAGGAACGTGCCTACATTCTGAACATCGTAAAACAGATCAAGAAGTCCGGCTGCAACGTTCTGCTGGTTCAGAAATCTATTCTTCGTGATGCTGTCTCGGATCTTGCACTGCACTTTTTGGACAAAATCAAGGTGATGGTTGTAAAGGACATCGAACGCGAGGATATTGAGTTTGTTTGCAAGACGTTGAACTGCCGTCCAATCGCTTCCCTGGATCATTTCCTTCCGGAGCATTTGGTAAATGCTGACCTGGTGGAAGAGGTTTCCAGTGGATCCAGCAAGTTTGTAAAATTCACCGGTATCCAGAACATGGGCAAGACAGTTTCCATTGTTATTCGTGGTTCGAACAAACTGGTTTTGGAGGAGGCAGACCGCTCTTTGCATGATGCTCTATGTGTTGTACGTTGTTTGGTTAAAAATCGAGCTCTAATTGCTGGCGGCGGCGCTCCGGAGATCGAAATGGCTTTGCAGTTGGCAGCTCACGCACAGACGCTTGGTGGTGTCGATGCATATTGCTTCCGCGCGTTTGCCAATGCTCTGGAAGTGATCCCATCGACACTGGCCGAAAACGCTGGACTCAATCCGATCGCAACGGTCACTGAACTGCGCAATCGTCACGCTCAGGGAGAGAAGAACGCGGGCATTAATGTGCGCAAGGGTGCGATCACCGACATCCTCACGGAGAACGTGGTTCAGCCGTTGTTGGTATCTACCTCGTCGATTACGCTAGCTTCGGAAACGGTTAGGTCGATTCTCAAGATCGACGATATCGTTAACACTATGCAATAA
- the LOC128741999 gene encoding 60S ribosomal protein L9, with product MRTINSNQTVTIPKGVSAKVHARVVTVFGPRGKLSKSFRHLSMDVYKVSKKKLMVEKWFGSKKEIAAVRTVCSHIENMIKGVTKGFQYKMRAVHAHFPINCVISENNSLVEIRNFLGEKHIRRVKMQAGVTVVNSQKQKDELILEGNDIEAVSLSAALIQQSTTVRNKDIRKFLDGLYVSEKTTVVQEEE from the exons ATGAGGACTATCAACTCCAACCAAACGGTCACTATCCCGAAGGGTGTTTCGGCCAAGGTCCATGCCCGCGTCGTGACGGTATTTGGACCACGCGGAAAGCTCAGCAAAAGCTTTCGCCATTTGTCCATGGACGTCTATAAGGTGTCCAAGAAGAAGCTGATGGTTGAGAAGTGGTTTGGATCCAAAAAGGAAATCGCCGCCGTGCGTACCGTATGCTCGCACATTGAAAATATGATCAAGG GAGTGACAAAAGGATTCCAGTATAAGATGCGTGCTGTACATGCCCATTTCCCCATCAACTGTGTGATTAGCGAAAATAATTCCCTGGTAGAAATCCGTAATTTCCTGGGCGAAAAACACATCCGCCGCGTCAAGATGCAGGCCGGAGTTACTGTTGTAAACTCGCAGAAACAAAAGGACGAGTTGATCTTGGAAGGTAACGACATTGAAGCCGTTTCCTTGTCCGCCGCTCTGATCCAGCAGTCGACCACCGTCCGAAACAAGGATATTCGTAAGTTCTTGGACGGTCTGTACGTGTCGGAAAAGACGACCGTGGTGCAGGAAGAGGAATAA
- the LOC128744021 gene encoding protein aubergine: MADRHSQGRARARGYAVGSSSHESREGRGQVPVRGSGVGIPGQGPRPAWGQPGGGEGRASVHRDSSAGRHGSSSGGNGNGNGAGTSASGGAGTSRGAMRGRRTIGDTLRTRAMDAPSKHGTTGQPLQLHSNYFKLLKHIEWTLYQYRIDFSPQCASSRLMQGLVNEHKKIFGGFLFDGTQLFMVNKLRSDQLTLQSRHERTGDIYQLRIVHTGTVDMTNETGIQVLNLILRRAMAGLNLQLVGRNLFDAAAKISIREYQIELWPGYITSIRQHEQDILVCCEIAHKTMRMQTCYDILRDCQKHDRNYKDSFKRAVLGVVVLTGYNNKTYTINDVTFETTPESTFDTKNGKTSFLEYYKSKYNIRIRDPHQPMLLSRAKKRDLRAGGCELMALVPELCQMTGLTDQMRTDFRMMRAMADHTRLNPDRRIERLETFNRRLQTSPESVEVFKTWQMELDRRLVELPGRLLPQEMIFFSTTANGVQAGEQADWTAHFRNNPMFATVRLTRWYLVVPNRATREANDFLGCMIQAARGMRFEISNCELVPIPDDNPGTYVRTLDNILNKDPQMIMCVVSNNKADRYTAIKKKCCVDRAIPTQVMVQKTITPKGGNVRTLMSVATKVVIQMNCKLGGVPWKVKIPLNGLMTIGFDVCHDAKDKTKSFGAMVATLDHDNKGTPKFFSTVSQHTHGEEISNYLPINTVKALNEYRKEFGELPKRIIFYRDGVGEGQLHYVYEHEVKSIVDKLNQIYKSAGIDQEVLLTFFIVNKRINTRFFDRRQNPRPGTVVDDIVTLPERTDFYLVSQSVRQGTVSPTAYNVIFDTSGLKIDHLQMLSYKQCHLYYNWSGTTRVPAVCQYAHKLSFLVAQFLHQAPSNLLEKKLYFL; the protein is encoded by the exons ATGGCTGATCGTCATTCTCAGGGACGCGCTCGGGCGCGTGGATATGCAGTAGGCAGCTCCTCTCATGAATCCCGCGAAGGACGCGGTCAAGTTCCAGTTCGCGGAAGTGGTGTTGGCATACCTGGACAGGGT CCACGTCCAGCTTGGGGCCAACCTGGCGGAGGAGAAGGCCGTGCCTCTGTTCACCGCGATTCAAGTGCCGGACGACATGGAAGCTCTAGTGGAGGAAATGGAAACGGAAACGGTGCTGGCACAAGCGCTAGCGGAGGAGCGGGCACCAGTCGAGGTGCTATGCGCGGTCGGCGTACCATTGGTGACACATTGCGAACTCGTGCTATGGATGCTCCTTCCAAGCACGGTACTACTGGACAACCCCTGCAGCTACATAGCAACTACTTTAAACTGCTTAAACACATTGAATGGACCCTATACCAGTATCGAATTGACTTTTCGCCACAGTGCGCCAGTTCTCGTCTGATGCAGGGATTGGTCAATGAACATAAGAAGATTTTCGGAGGATTTCTGTTCGATGGCACTCAGCTGTTCATGGTCAACAAATTACGAAGCGACCAGCTTACTCTACAATCTCGCCATGAACGAACCGGGGACATCTATCAGCTGCGGATTGTCCACACAGGTACGGTCGATATGACCAACGAAACCGGAATCCAAGTACTGAATCTGATTCTCAGACGAGCGATGGCTGGCTTAAACCTTCAGCTTGTAGGACGTAATTTGTTCGATGCAGCCGCCAAAATTTCCATTCGTGAATATCAAATCGAACTGTGGCCCGGTTATATTACCAGTATTCGCCAACACGAGCAGGACATTCTGGTTTGTTGCGAAATCGCCCACAAAACTATGCGAATGCAAACTTGCTATGACATTTTGCGTGATTGTCAAAAACACGACCGAAATTACAAAGATTCCTTCAAACGTGCCGTTTTGGGCGTTGTAGTCCTGACCGGATATAATAACAAAACGTATACCATTAACGATGTCACATTCGAAACGACACCGGAAAGTACCTTCGACACGAAGAACGGCAAGACATCTTTCCTGGAATATTACAAATCCAAATATAACATTCGCATTCGCGATCCGCATCAGCCTATGTTGCTGTCCCGAGCCAAGAAGAGGGATCTCCGTGCCGGTGGTTGCGAGCTTATGGCGTTGGTACCCGAACTTTGCCAGATGACCGGTCTCACAGACCAAATGCGTACAGATTTCAG AATGATGCGTGCTATGGCCGACCACACCCGTCTGAATCCAGATCGTCGTATCGAGCGATTGGAAACGTTTAACCGTCGTCTGCAAACGTCACCAGAGAGCGTGGAAGTATTCAAAACCTGGCAGATGGAATTGGATAGGCGTTTGGTTGAGCTGCCAGGTCGATTGCTGCCACAGGAAATGATTTTCTTCTCGACTACCGCTAA CGGAGTACAGGCCGGTGAGCAGGCTGATTGGACGGCACACTTCCGGAACAACCCTATGTTCGCGACTGTACGATTAACGCGCTGGTACCTGGTGGTGCCGAACCGTGCCACTCGTGAGGCAAACGATTTCCTCGGCTGTATGATCCAAGCTGCCCGAGGTATGCGGTTCGAAATCAGTAATTGTGAGTTGGTCCCCATTCCGGACGATAATCCCGGCACATATGTGCGAACCTTAGACAACATTCTTAACAAGGACCCTCAGATGATTATGTGCGTCGTGTCCAATAATAAGGCGGACCGTTACACCGCCATCAAGAAGAAATGTTGCGTCGACCGTGCCATTCCAACGCAGGTTATGGTTCAGAAAACTATCACCCCGAAAGGTGGCAACGTACGAACGCTGATGTCAGTGGCAACGAAGGTCGTTATTCAGATGAACTGTAAACTTGGCGGTGTCCCGTGGAAGGTAAAGATCCCCCTCAACGGCCTGATGACTATCGGTTTCGACGTATGCCATGATGCTAAGGATAAGACCAAATCATTCGGAGCGATGGTTGCCACTCTGGATCACGATAACAAGGGAACTCCCAAATTCTTCTCCACGGTCAGTCAACACACGCATGGAGAGGAAATTTCCAATTATCTACCCATCAACACCGTGAAGGCTCTGAACGAGTACCGTAAGGAATTCGGCGAACTGCCGAAACGTATCATCTTCTATCGGGACGGTGTAGGCGAGGGACAGCTACACTACGTCTACGAACACGAAGTCAAGTCCATTGTAGATAAGCTTAACCAGATTTACAAATCGGCCGGCATCGATCAGGAAGTTCTGCTGACGTTCTTCATCGTAAACAAGCGTATCAATACGCGTTTCTTCGACCGCCGACAAAACCCGCGGCCCGGTACCGTGGTTGATGATATTGTTACTCTCCCGGAGAG AACCGATTTCTATCTGGTGTCCCAGTCGGTCCGACAGGGTACCGTCTCGCCGACGGCATACAACGTCATCTTTGACACGTCCGGTTTGAAAATCGATCACCTGCAAATGCTCTCGTACAAGCAGTGCCACTTGTACTACAATTGGTCCGGTACGACGCGAGTTCCAGCCGTGTGTCAGTATGCACACAAGCTTTCTTTCTTGGTGGCTCAGTTCCTACACCAGGCACCAAGCAATTTGCTGGAAAAGAAGCTGTATTTCCTCTAA
- the LOC128741579 gene encoding ubiquitin thioesterase otubain-like: MSHSDSTDTTSSSSTGNAKPEENQDELIIKQQREIEQEIAYSNPLVGDSQAIISLSSEYLDDAVYISKVKDLSSKYRAIRRTRPDGNCFFRAFAYAYLEYLVRNKDEFSKFYEYAAKSRERLTEAGFPRFTIEDFYETFMEVINKVKPVGDDTAGALAELHKLFNEQGYSDYVVVYMRLITSSHLQERADFYQNFIDGNYTIVEFCHQEVEPMYKESDHIHIIAICSALDAGVRVEYMDRGDGDQVIAHDFPDGCKPNVFLLYRPGHYDILYPNKELQQ, from the exons ATGAGCCATTCCGATAGTACAGAcacaaccagcagcagcagcactggTAACGCCAAGCCGGAGGAAAACCAGGACGAGCTCATCATCAAACAACAAAGAGAAATCGAACAGGAG ATTGCCTATTCGAATCCGCTAGTTGGGGATTCGCAGGCCATCATTAGCTTGAGCTCCGAGTATCTGGACGATGCAGTTTACATTTCAAAGGTCAAGGATCTGTCCTCGAAGTATCGTGCAATTCGTCGTACACGTCCAGATGGGAATTGCTTCTTTCGTGCGTTTGCCTACGCGTATCTGGAGTATTTAGTGCGAAACAAAGATGAATTTAGTAAGTTCTACGAATATGCTGCGAAGTCAAGAGAACGTCTGACAGAGGCGGGTTTCCCACGATTTACGATCGAAGATTTCTACGAAACCTTCATGGAAGTGATCAACAAGGTAAAGCCGGTTGGTGATGACACGGCAGGAGCACTGGCTGAGCTGCATAAGCTGTTTAATGAGCAGGGTTATTCGGATTACGTTGTTGTTTATATGCGCTTAATAACTTCTAGCCACCTGCAGGAACGGGCAGATTTCTACCAGAATTTTATTGACGGCAACTACACGATTGTAGAGTTTTGCCACCAAGAGGTGGAACCGATGTACAAGGAATCGGATCACATTCATATTATTGCGATCTGCTCTGCTCTGGATGCTGGAGTGCGTGTCGAGTACATGGACCGTGGCGATGGTGATCAAGTTATTGCTCATGATTTTCCGGACGGCTGTAAGCCCAACGTGTTTTTGCTCTACCGTCCCGGACACTATGATATTCTCTACCCCAACAAAGAGCTGCAACAGTGA